The following DNA comes from bacterium.
TTTAAAAGAAGAAATCACAACTAAATTAGCCACATTGACAGATAAAGAAGAAGAAAGACAAAATTTGTTAATTGATATTTTGCGGCGATTAGAAGATAAAGAAAAAGGTCGTGAAGAGGATTTAATGAACTGGTTAGAGTTCAAAGCCAAAAAATGGCAAGACCAGATTGAAGATAGGGTTAGTGAGCGATTAAGTCGTCTCCAGAATGAAATCGCTAACATAAATAAAAGAATTGATAATATCGTGGAAAAATTAGAATCAAAGAATGAGGAAAAATCAGATAAGGTTAAAAAAGAATAATTCAAGACGGTTCCCCAATAATTCTATTTTAAAAAACCTGATATTCATTGTGGGAATTATAGTAGGTTCAGTCCAACCTTCATCGGCCCTGGATGCACAAGACCATTATATCAGGGGAAATGAATATTTATACAACCACCAGTATTCAGAAGCCATCCTCGAATATAAATCTGCCTTAAAACTTAATCCTTACTACAAGTCTGCCTACCTTAATCTCGGTAAGGCATATCAAGCCAAAAGACTGTTTAAAGATGCTACTGCCTCATATAAAAAGGCTATTAGCCTGGATGAAAATTATGTTGAGGCATATATTAATTTAGCTCGATGCTATGAACTTCAGAATTTATTATCCCGTGCAAAAATAAATCTTGAAAAAGCAATTCGATTGGACCCTGTTAATCCTGAAGCACATTTCTACTTAGCGAATGTTTTATATAAGAATAACAAGATAAAAAACAGCATCGACGAATATCTTCAGACGACAAAAATTGACCCAACCTACTTTCAGGCTTACCTCAAATTGGGGTCTATCTATCTTAAAGATTTTGAGGATGATAAAAATGCCATTTATTATTTTAATCTGGCAAAAAAGACTAATCCCAGAAATGAAACATCCTATCTTAAATTAGGTGAGCTGTATTTTCAAAAAGGTTTATTTAATAAGGCGATTTCAGAATATAAAAAGGCAGTAGAACTAAATCCGACGAATCCTGTTGCCCTGACTAAATATGGATTGTTGTATCTAACAATTGGTGAATATAAAAATGCCCTACCGATATTTAAAAAGTTGATTGAACTCACACCTGCTAATTCCCTTGCTCATTATACATTAGGAATTATCTATGAGAAATCAGGGATGTTTGATGATGCCTTAAATGAATTTGAAACAACACTATCTCTTGACACAAACGATGAGGTTGCATTATTTAGAGAAGAGCAGATTATTTTAGAATTTAATCGGCTAGCAGTAGATTCACCTTTACGCAAAAAAGATAGTGAAAAACATCTCATTAGTGCGGAAAATTATCTCCAGGAAGGATTCTTGACTTTAGCCACTTTTGAATTTAAAAAATCTATCCTCCTTGACCCTCAGAATCCGAACACCCGCCTCGCTCTGGCTAAACTCTATGAACTTATTGGCAGGAAACAATTAGCCATTGACGAATTAATAAAAGTGGTTGAATTAACCCCAACTAACTTAGAGGCAAAAGATAGACTTGAAAGACTATACTTTGAGGATGAAACCTCATTAGTTAAAAAGGAAAAAATAGACCAGATTCCTGTATCAGAAATAGACTTAGTTGTTTGTGCCTATCCATCAAATCCAATTCACTTCGAGATGGAAGAGATTACACTTAGAATCTTACGCAGTATCCTAAACCAATTTCCACATATAACCTTAACAGAAGGAGGACTTATTCTTAATGATGAAAAGGAGATTATAGATGTGGGGCGAAAGTTAAAGGCTGAATTTGCCCTGGCACTAAAAATAAATGAAACTGAACAAAGGATTGATATTAATGCTGAATTGATTGACCTTAAAACCGTGAAAAAGATATTAAAAACTCAACTCCCGGTGAGAGGAAAGGATAAATTAATTAAGGCATTGACATTTTTAGCCGAAAAGGTTATAAATACTATCCCTACTCAAGGAGTGATAATGAGGCTCGCTGATGATAAAGTGATTATCAATCTTGGTAAAATACACGGGTTAAAACCTGACCAGATACTTGAGGTCTGGAAAAGAGAAGGTGAATTAGACCCATTTACTCAGCGGATAAAAAAACCTGAGTCAATAGGGAAAATTAAGGTAGTCGCAGTCGAACCTGAAATCTCAAAGGCACTAATAATTACCCCGATGACCTTAAAATTCATTGGTATAAATGATGTGGTTAAATTACCGTAACTATTTAGCCATCTAAAATGAAACAACAAGCACTGGTTGGCAGGTT
Coding sequences within:
- a CDS encoding tetratricopeptide repeat protein, which codes for MRKNQIRLKKNNSRRFPNNSILKNLIFIVGIIVGSVQPSSALDAQDHYIRGNEYLYNHQYSEAILEYKSALKLNPYYKSAYLNLGKAYQAKRLFKDATASYKKAISLDENYVEAYINLARCYELQNLLSRAKINLEKAIRLDPVNPEAHFYLANVLYKNNKIKNSIDEYLQTTKIDPTYFQAYLKLGSIYLKDFEDDKNAIYYFNLAKKTNPRNETSYLKLGELYFQKGLFNKAISEYKKAVELNPTNPVALTKYGLLYLTIGEYKNALPIFKKLIELTPANSLAHYTLGIIYEKSGMFDDALNEFETTLSLDTNDEVALFREEQIILEFNRLAVDSPLRKKDSEKHLISAENYLQEGFLTLATFEFKKSILLDPQNPNTRLALAKLYELIGRKQLAIDELIKVVELTPTNLEAKDRLERLYFEDETSLVKKEKIDQIPVSEIDLVVCAYPSNPIHFEMEEITLRILRSILNQFPHITLTEGGLILNDEKEIIDVGRKLKAEFALALKINETEQRIDINAELIDLKTVKKILKTQLPVRGKDKLIKALTFLAEKVINTIPTQGVIMRLADDKVIINLGKIHGLKPDQILEVWKREGELDPFTQRIKKPESIGKIKVVAVEPEISKALIITPMTLKFIGINDVVKLP